In Camelina sativa cultivar DH55 chromosome 13, Cs, whole genome shotgun sequence, the genomic window tacaTATGAGGATTTACAATTAGGTTTTCTTTGAAATACTATTTTTCTTATGGAAACACCTTAATTGATTCACAGGTCCATCTAAGGAGACTGAGAGCTACGAGTCAAAATGGGAATATGTAAGGAAAGGGATCTGCTGTGTATGCTGTGAGAGAAATATCGATTCTTTATTGTATGAATCAGTCACCATTTGTTGTAAACATGCACTTCATTTAGTTGTATACGGTTGATTAACGATTGAATTGCATTGCCAGTGTTTTGCATGGTTAAATTCAATCGTTAGTTTCGTTTTTTGTGTTGCTTGTTTGCTTCCTTGGTTTGATCTTAATTACGTTCCAAAACATTCCTTGGAAATGACGTGGCTGATTTCCCCCGGATCCcgaacacaacacaaacaattaGCCCCCCCAAGTTGCTGCTGCTTCAGGTCAGTGAGACAGTGACTTAAGGAGCAAGtttctacttattaaaaaagaTTCGAATTCATTTAAAAGCTTCATGGTTGATCGTTCTGAGAATCAACTAACTTACTTGTTGTTACTCTACTCATGGTGACATTTCACTCCCTGTTACTAGCTCAATATGCATCTTCGTATAAGGttatataaaaacttgaaaaacaaaaaccgtcagctttaaagaagaaaagggataTATGTATCTTGATCGGAGTAGACTTGAAAAAGTTTTGAACTAAATTTGAATCAGTTGGCGAGTATTGGGTGGCATAGTGATGATATATAACTGAACTGACCGTGCATATCTCATAATACTGTTTTcatgaaagaagaaaagtagaaaacaGATAGAGAAACGTGTATAGCTATTATGCCAAAAGAAGATAATTTGGCAGCACACAAACGTTTTTTCGCTATTGTTGTAAGACAAGTAAACAGTACACAACAGAGCATCCTCCTCAGGTGTTGTCATATGAGGACAACAGATCAATGCGGCTAATATAGATAAGTAAAACACTACACAACATCATCCTCACCAAGACAACAGAGCATCCGACAAACAGGTTTTGTGGCTAATAGACAAGTAAAGAGACTACACAAGAGAGCATCCTCAGGCGACAACAACGATTTTAGGGCTAAGCTTCTGTACAAACGCAATCAACCACTGCCTTTTGCCATGCAACACAATTCTTTCTGAAATAACAACCTCTAGCAGCTCAAGGCAGGGGTAAAATTCTAGTATGGCCGATGTTTGGTACATCTCGGTGGCTGACCCGGTGAAACATTTGATTTTGATAGCATCCACAAAGATCCTCTCCAAGCTAGTAGATCCATATAGCTGTCAACGCAACAAATGGTAAACCATCATCCAATGGATCTATAACCTGATTCTCCTCCAACACTAGTCCAAAAGTCTTTGGGGGACCATAATCTTTTCTCCCAATTGTATCCATCAGTTATTAGACTTTCAAGCGAGGCACATGAACTGATGAGTTTTTTAAGGCCAAGCTATCGTATGTGAGTGATTGTGTGATGATAGTCTTCAAGGAACGAAGACAAGTGTTATTGACATGGGCTAGGAGAATACAGTTGTTGAGAGTCAGTTTTACCAAGGTTCTGCAGGAGAAGATTTGGGCTGGTAATGGGTATTTGTGGATATCAAGTTTGAGTTCCATAACACCAAGCTTCATTACGTGAGAGGGAGACTTGTCCAAAAGTGTAGATAAAGCTTCGTCCGTATCGGTATTGCTTAACCTCACTGGGAATGTCCTCAGACGTGAAGCTTTGTCTTTTTTCAATGATCCTTTTAAGAATTCTTGAACAAGTTTTGTTCAtgccactacaaaaaaaaattattgtgttaaatcatttattttatatttttgcatcagatttaaataatgtaaaaataacttgtatcacttttaaaaatgatttactatttgttgatgcaaataatttgtatcagtttatttcaaattaatgcTCTATTAAATCAGttataacaaatgattttaattatttgtgtcAGCTTTTTgtaaatgaattttaattttggtatcATTTATGATAACCGAtactaatcaatatttttttggtatattgatttattgttttaataatattttattatgagatcaattttgtatcatttattaattgatatttaatttgcatCATTATATTAAGTGAtgtcaatttatatttttgttaaatatttttgaagtgatgcaagttaaaataaaattgtgtcACTTTTATTGAACTGATGTCAAATTATTCCATTACCACATCAACAATTACAATTGATACTAAACCACATATcatgtatcatttatcaataagtcatttaaattaatatcatttACATTTGTGATACTAATTAAATGATGCAaccaactattttttttgtagtgtgcATGGtacagttttaacttttttttccattttgttcatttatgtattttttttcaaataaaagtaaaaataattattaaaaataaaagaatgataAAAAGTATCTCAAAAAATTAAAGGCAATTCTGAAAACTTCTCCCTCTTGTAACcatgtaagaaagaaaaaaaaaactgtaataaaGAGCAAATTTTCTCCctcatttgatatttttgacgAATTGAATGTTTCTATGTAATgctgcaaaatatatatagtgcaACAATAGTTTATAACTTTTTCTGTGATGTATAAGCACCATATATGTTTACAGTTTACAATTTTACCAACGAGATATCTACTGTCAATTTTACAAagtgttttcattcatttgtaTAGTTCACATTTAAAAGGAGCCTAGGTTAAGTTTACTAGAGCTGATTACATTTGTGTCCGAAGGAGGCATGAAAAACAATGTTAGACTTTGTTAATTATCAGATAATCAATTTATTATTCCGAACAATGCATCCCCTGCCACAAGATATATAGTTTGGGaatgttctctttttttcatccaacacattttaaaattttataattcacgTGGAACAAAAATATGCGTGttcttttgtgtatatattCCCCAATTTCTATACCTTTAATTAGTTCTAATTCCATATTAAACAACTCTTGGCATCTCCACACTCATTTGCCCGCCCATTCATCTTGATCTTTATATCTTTAGCTTTTAGCGTTTATATTAGTATTTGAATCAGATATCCACTTCTTTTCGCACTAGTccgaaaatattttataagatgaacatatatatttatcgGAGACAAATTATAGTATGTTAATTAAAGAACGCTACGTTAACTCTATTTCTGACTAATTggcaatagttttttttttcactttggcTAACCTGAAAGCAAATAGATTAAAATCTAGGTAAACCATCTCACAAACTAAAGCATTGGATAGgcttaaaaataagaaatcctTTGCCTTTTTTATGCGCGCATCTCTTGCTTAAAAATaaacaagcttttttttttgtttaatcattCGAATATCGTTGAACCCAAAGAAATTTTGAAAccttctaaaattttatataaattgaaagGGTATATATAAAGCAATCGGACATAAACAGATAAATAACTAACCGTTAACTGGAAAGAAGCGAGAATTTTGCTATAAATAGTTTCTAAAATTCTAAGAACtatcttttataaattatatatattgagtttGTACATGTATGTTTGTTGAATATGGGTCAAACTAATACGATTCTGCAACACGTATGTAAAATGCCAGTGATCAAATACGTACACAAGTTTGTTCGAACTCGTGGTTGGCTTGCTGTATTAATTCCATTCCTGTCAAAATAAAACACTCGTTCCTTGAACGAGACGTTTACGAGAGTACATATTCCGTTTTACTACTTATGTAACAAGAATACGAATTTTTCTATCACGAAAACGATGcctataattataaaattaaaatgcgTGATTCGGCCACTGACGTATTAAGCTCCCGTGTAAGCATGCACTAATAAAATCGGACTTTGGCTTGGctagaataatatttttggtgAATAACTATTAAATTACGTACGTCGAATAGCCTCGGATAactaattattattcttattaataTCGAAAAGTACTAATTAGAAACTATCAATAGATGGAGAATAGTTTTGTAGACAATTAAATACGTTATTCTCTCATATATATGCTATTCGGAAATGAATTAGCCCCCACCATTAGGGTCCttttttaatgtgtttaatTTTTGCATGCTGGTGTGTTGCTAAAAATGCTGAGAAAgtggattaaaaaattaaaagtgttAGGATTACGTACCCTAAACACAAGGCCTTGGTATGGAATAGTCGAATACGCATTCATCAATATTCGGTTAGGCTATCAGTTACTCGTAAgctacaaaataatatttagtaTGTCCACCATTCATTCTGAAACGAAATACAGAAAAAATTTACTTAGGTGTAAGAGTAAAAGGCAtaaactatgaaaataaaagaaaaaaacccattAAAGTGTAGTTATATAGTCATATAGATGCAATCAACCTTTAGCCAAGTAAAGTGAAATTTAACGAAGTTATAGAAAGCCCCATCGAATAATAACAATACTGTTTAAAGATATATAGATCGAGATGAAGAGGAATGGTATAACGTATAAGCATGACCCACAATATCTAGATTCTCCATACAATTGTGACACACTTTTTAATACATTTATTCAAGTGTGTCGGCTTTGTATGTTCTCCCAGTCCtccattaattgtttttttaaatttaggtcATTGTCGAGaatataaaccaaataaattaaacaagtgATACTTTAACAATCGTTTCTATAATGTTTTTAGCAAGGATGTGTCCCGTTTAAATGGGGTTTTATGCGTTTCGATTTTTTCATCTGATTCTTTTCTTAACTTCCAAAAGTTGTCACGTAATTAAGTTGATTATCTCTTATATAATTGATCTGGCTAACATATTCATGTCAAGCAAATGATGAATCCATACTTTGTTTTAAAGAAACATcaatttaaaatcaaagaactttgtgaaaacaaataaagaaaaactccaTTCAAAATTTTGAGGTATTGTGCCACTGTTCCACTTTACGCTTGGAAAGGCGGCTGTGAAAAAATCTCTGACTCatatccaagaaaaaaaatgacttttttttaatgttaaaagaGATAATCACCTCCTCATGGCTATAAATACAGAGTCCAGATACAAACTCTCTCATCAAAGCAATCGCTCGAGAGACTTaattagaaacatatatatagctcttcctctatatatatcatatatatacgcATAACAAAAGCTAAATTTGTGAAGCCATGTCAGGCGTTTGGGTGTTCAATAATGGAGTGATACGTCTAGTGGAGAACCCAAACCAGTCCGGTGGTGTTGCCACTCATCAGACGCACGGCCGGAGAAATGTCTTGGTTTACTTGCCGACCGGTGAAGTCGTCTCGTCTTACTCGTCGCTCGAACAGATCCTAAGGAGTCTCGGGTGGGAAAGATACTTCCATGGAGACTCCGATCTCATCCAGTACCACAAACGCTCAACCATCGACCTCATCTCCTTACCGAGAGACTTCTCCAAGTTCAACTCCGTTTACATGTACGACATCGTcatcaagaaccctaattccTTCCACGTCCGTGATTTCAATTGAATTCCATTACAGAATTAACTCTAGAAAATTCCAGACATAAACTTGGTCGGAATCTTCAGTGTGAATGATTCACGTACAAGTCAAAGAGAAGATGTGTGCTTTCGAAAAAACAAAGCGATGACTATTGGATTATCATCACTTATTCACTTagattgtgtttatttgttaaTATGTGTTTAactattggtttggtttttaactGGTACTTCTACAAGTTGGTTGCATGTGCATGTGTATGCTTctttactttt contains:
- the LOC104735078 gene encoding flowering-promoting factor 1-like protein 2, with product MSGVWVFNNGVIRLVENPNQSGGVATHQTHGRRNVLVYLPTGEVVSSYSSLEQILRSLGWERYFHGDSDLIQYHKRSTIDLISLPRDFSKFNSVYMYDIVIKNPNSFHVRDFN